Proteins encoded by one window of Actinocorallia herbida:
- a CDS encoding histidine phosphatase family protein, whose product MTETTIVHLLRHGEVYNPRGVLYGRLPDFHLSEDGHLMAKAAADFLGRRDIVAVLTSPLERAQETAVPLAAATGLTPILDQRLIEAENVFEGQVFTMGRLVDPRVWPHFRNPFSPSWGEPFEVVARRMGGLTEDARRHWRGHEVVCVSHQLPIYTARRRAEGLRLWHDPRRRECGLASVTSLVYEGDTLARVMYHEPAAHLIKGPTVPGA is encoded by the coding sequence TGCTGCGCCACGGCGAGGTCTACAACCCTCGCGGCGTACTCTACGGCCGGCTGCCCGACTTCCACCTCAGCGAAGACGGGCACCTCATGGCCAAGGCCGCGGCTGACTTCCTGGGTCGCCGCGACATCGTCGCTGTCCTCACCTCCCCCCTGGAACGCGCCCAGGAGACGGCGGTGCCGCTCGCCGCCGCCACCGGGCTCACCCCCATCTTGGACCAGCGCCTCATCGAGGCCGAGAACGTCTTCGAGGGCCAGGTCTTCACGATGGGCCGGCTCGTCGACCCCCGGGTCTGGCCGCATTTCCGCAACCCCTTCAGCCCCTCGTGGGGTGAGCCGTTCGAGGTCGTCGCGCGCCGGATGGGCGGGCTGACCGAGGACGCGCGCCGCCACTGGCGCGGGCACGAGGTGGTCTGCGTGAGCCACCAGTTGCCGATCTACACCGCGCGGCGGCGGGCCGAGGGCCTGCGGCTGTGGCACGACCCGCGCCGCCGCGAGTGCGGCCTGGCCAGCGTCACCAGCCTGGTGTACGAGGGCGACACGCTCGCCCGGGTGATGTACCACGAGCCCGCCGCCCATCTGATCAAGGGTCCCACCGTCCCGGGCGCCTGA
- a CDS encoding TlpA family protein disulfide reductase: MIPRAVAVSGAAVALLFATACGSGGGTGTAAGSPLPAAERKAPSAVTGEDLEGKPLDLASYQGKVTVVNFWASWCGPCRGEAETLEYVYQENKDEGVEFVGVDIEDTRDGAKAFTRTFKTSYPSFFDPEGKITQAFSTVNPSALPTTLILDRQGRVAVQFPGLVTTTKLEPALAEIVAEQ, from the coding sequence ATGATCCCCCGTGCCGTCGCCGTGTCCGGTGCCGCCGTCGCGCTGCTTTTCGCGACGGCCTGCGGATCGGGCGGCGGCACGGGGACCGCGGCGGGATCGCCGCTCCCCGCGGCCGAGCGCAAGGCGCCGTCGGCGGTGACGGGCGAGGACCTGGAGGGCAAGCCCCTCGACCTCGCCTCCTACCAGGGCAAGGTCACCGTGGTGAACTTCTGGGCGTCCTGGTGCGGCCCCTGCCGGGGCGAGGCCGAGACCCTGGAGTACGTCTACCAGGAGAACAAGGACGAGGGCGTCGAGTTCGTCGGGGTCGACATCGAGGACACCCGGGACGGCGCCAAGGCGTTCACCCGGACCTTCAAGACGAGCTACCCGAGCTTCTTCGACCCCGAAGGCAAGATCACCCAGGCGTTCTCGACGGTCAACCCGTCCGCGCTGCCGACCACGCTGATCCTGGACCGCCAGGGCCGCGTCGCCGTGCAGTTCCCCGGTCTGGTGACCACCACCAAGCTCGAACCGGCGCTCGCCGAGATCGTCGCCGAGCAGTGA